A single window of Aphidius gifuensis isolate YNYX2018 linkage group LG1, ASM1490517v1, whole genome shotgun sequence DNA harbors:
- the LOC122850405 gene encoding low-density lipoprotein receptor-related protein 4 isoform X2: MFLGKYFKRINGLKYKNITMNILILAVLVAILGYSNGQEKTTYPPLNRGAARQMFGSGKLRQPDRNFMRSTPATNDTEIKKSQKSRNDVSKNNNNNENHRLHKFRDHEYSTDNHDSMEFLPHFDPKQPLYVPEDIRPIDSQSYRNSASVPGTRLPGTINNFQRRAFERSRDEQSAGLYEYDTKFEDRLRILHEPAHGGDAKPIDQKTLIHGVEDENDFNPILTTSCKYSCGGDQFKCIDTCDCIDLYLRCDGSIDCENGEDEQYCDEVFAARKNNGTCHGERNLLCPESGYCISEQWLCDGDDDCGDYSDESHCGTKENCTSDQFECRNGLCVQKSWQCDGENDCRDFSDEEYCAENKKCEDDEHTCPDGTCVLKIYMCDGDRDCDDGSDEDNCHGLREVHCTENYFECSTPRCIRKEFRCDGNDDCGDASDEENCPSVFDNCHGNQFKCRNNQCISKIHICDGQNDCKDGEDETNCQDPTSRSCSVTDEFMCNSGTCVPRKWICDGVPDCSNGEDEEGCPLACDATQFLCKAKLVSLNTTSPSSVTHDFEIPTAHIHAFCISKKHQCDGFPDCPLKEDEYNCPKKRPCKKTDKCSQQCILTVNNKNACSCESGYTLGNDNATCYDINECEFEKEPVCSQLCKNTVGSFMCNCIVGYVLRPDLRTCKAIGGNPSLILTNRVDIRKINISPATDIKYTPILKSLHNAIAMDYHYEKDVIYWSDVSLDVIKKVYLNGSSQDDVIRWGLESPGGVAIDWIHDLLFWTDSGTRRVEVITLESKIRHVLISSDLDKPRAIAVHPHYGYVFWTDWGPNPKIERADMDGSGRISLITDSITWPNGLTIDYPTEKIYWTDAKHPAILSAKLDGTDRRKILSKGLHHPFAITVFEDLIYWTDWHFKSISSANKITGRTFRTIRSGLHFPMDLHSYHKQRQPSYSNHCGKNNGKCSHMCLPNSAGYSCVCPVGLKIEHDGKNCAATVDNLLIFARKRDLRLIPINQSTRVFDTVIPVDHVQSAVALTWDANEDMIYWTDVESDTISRAHLNGTNQSIIINHNLESPAGLAMDWVTKKLYWTDAGMSRIECSNIDGSMRSLLVYEGLDKPRDIVVDPTVGWMYFSDWGIKPKIERVAMDGHKRSVLIGENVIWPNGLAIDFETRRLYWADGGMKSIEYINMDTNTKPTRVRLQSDLPHPFGLVIHQNKVYWTDWDTKSIHRANKDNGENSTVVRSNISGLMDVRTFHRNRPVVTNPCARGNGGCSHLCLLVPDKSVGSYSCGCPTGLTFNKNRKQCRSMPASFLIFAHRVDIRVISFDVAYKVDVVLSIDFLKNASGVDVDWKKGDVYYTDPGSDIIAKTSFDGKSSQIIINSSIDAVDSLVVDVIGRKLYWTDAGLNSIEVSELNGTNRKVLIWSGLDNPRAIALYYAKGLMFWTDWGNNARIERANMDGEERSTVITENLVWPNGLTIDIQTNRLYWNDAKKKVIETSDLDGSNRKVLMKGVQHPYGLSIMGDLLYWSDWQTKSIHQVNKYTGKDARVIVNKLDGIMDVRTINTQDIKGQDDVCKIKNGHCSHLCLRNPRNYSCACPTGILLKSDQKTCETGPLNYLLFAARKTLARMSFDTLEKWEVSLPIKNIHNVYSADFHWKKNLIIYTDIHLHVIQTVNMRNFSDVRTIISESGHADASPFKLAIDWLADNVYWTVTKKKIIEVAKLDGSCRKILLTDLDDPWSIAVFPKLGYLFWTEWGNHRSILRSYLDGTNKKTIISTDLSYPNGLSIDFDSKKIYWADTMKNRIEMADLNGNYRVQIVPVANRPYGLSQYGEYIFWAGWDQDIIQRADKATGNGRINMRISMKEVTGIKAVSKDRQKGWSPCVVDNGGCSHLCLFARKNYTCACPDAIDQSCSTKSKMLVPIRKPGTENDREYDEHIEEDKQQEISNKVTHHDSDDKFKKFKTNKEKSYTTITISIIIIAIITIIMIIAIVYLVCQRKPKQDKYMYPNRRNVLTFSNPNYSASDLDTGNSNPLPEKKASIWKRFKYDNSQENVYENNGQTPSPEVVSLIFPSATADINRASSIIPRDLF; the protein is encoded by the exons ATGTTCCTGGGAAAGTACTTTAAGAGAATCAATGGattgaaatacaaaaatattacaatgaaCATTTTAATTCTTGCTGTATTAGTAGCCATCCTAG ggTACTCAAATGGACAAGAGAAAACAACTTATCCACCACTTAATCGAGGAGCAGCTAGGCAAATGTTTGGCAGTGGAAAATTGCGTCAACCTGATCGAAATTTTATGCGATCAACACCAGCCACTAATGAtacagaaattaaaaaatcacaaaaatcaAGAAACGACGTTAGCaagaataataacaacaatg aaaatcaTCGCCTCCATAAATTTCGCGATCATGAATACTCAACTGATAATCACGATTCAATGGAATTTCTCCCACATTTTGATCCTAAGCAACCTCTGTATGTACCTGAAGACATTAGGCCAATTGATAGTCAAAGTTATCGAAATAGTGCATCAGTACCCGGAACGAGATTACCAGGAACaatcaacaattttcaacGTCGTGCTTTTGAACGAAGTCGAGATGAACAGAGTGCTGGGCTTTATG AATATGATACGAAATTTGAAGACAGATTGAGGATACTACATGAACCAGCTCATGGAGGTGATGCCAAACCAATTGATCAAAAGACACTTATTCATGGCGTCGAGGATGAAAATGATTTCAACCCAATATTGACAACATCTTGCAAATATAGTTGTGGTGGTGATCAGTTTAAATGTATCGATACATGCGATTGTATCGACTTGTATCTTCGTTGTGATGGTTCA ATTGATTGTGAAAATGGTGAAGACGAACAGTACTGCGATGAAGTATTCgcagcaagaaaaaataacggtACTTGTCATGGGGAACGAAATCTCCTATGTCCCGAGTCTGGCTATTGTATATCCGAACAATGGTTGTGTGATGGTGACGATGATTGTGGCGATTACTCGGATGAATCTCACTGTGGTACTAAGGAAAATTGTACTAGTGATCAATTTGAATGTCGCAATGGTCTGTGTGTACAAAAATCATGGCAGTGTGATGGTGAAAACGATTGTAGAGATTTTTCTGATGAAGAGTATTGTGCTGAAAATAA AAAGTGTGAAGATGATGAGCATACATGTCCAGATGGTACTTGTGTtcttaaaatttacatgtgtGACGGAGACCGCGATTGTGATGATGGTTCCGATGAAGATAATTGCC atggGCTTCGAGAGGTTCATTGCactgaaaattattttgagtGTTCAACACCAAGATGTATTAGAAAAGAATTCAGATGTGATGGTAATGATGATTGCGGTGATGCTAGTGATGAAGAAAATTGCCCAAGTGTATTTGATAATTGTCATGGAAATcaattcaa GTGTCGAAATAATCAGTGCATCagtaaaatacatatttgtGATGGACAAAATGACTGCAAGGATGGAGAAGATGAGACAAACTGTCAGGATCCAACGAGCCGAAGCTGTTCAGTAACTGATGAATTTATGTGTAACTCGGGAACTTGCGTACCG CGTAAATGGATTTGCGATGGTGTTCCTGATTGTTCAAACGGTGAGGATGAAGAAGGCTGTCCTCTTGCTTGTGATGCAACTCAATTTCTCTGCAAAGCTAAATTGGTATCATTAAATACAACTTCTCCAAGCTCTGTAACACATGACTTTGAAATTCCAACAGCTCACATTCATGCATTCTGCATTAGCAAAAAACATCAATGTGATGGTTTTCCAGATTGTCCATTGAAAGAAG atgAATACAACTGTCCAAAAAAGCGGCCATGTAAAAAAACTGACAAGTGCTCACAACAATGTATATTAactgtcaataataaaaatgcatgTTCGTGTGAATCTGGGTATACACTAGGAAATGATAATGCAACATGTTACGACATCAATGAATgtgaatttgaaaaagaacCTGTTTGTAGTCAATTATGCAAAAATACAGTTGGTTCTTTTATGTGCAATTGTATAGTTGGTTACGTATTACGACCAGATTTACGTACTTGTAAAGCAATTGGTGGGAATCCaagtttaatattaacaaatcgagttgatattagaaaaataaacatatcacCAGCTactgatataaaatatacacctATATTAAAAAGTCTCCACAATGCCATTGCAATGGATTATCATTATGAAAAAGATGTAATTTACTGGTCTGATGTATCACTCgatgttataaaaaaagtttatttgaaTGGCTCATCACAAGATGATGTAATACGCTGGGGATTAGAAAGTCCAGGTGGTGTTGCTATTGATTGGatacatgatttattattttggacCGATTCTGGTACAAGAAGAGTTGAAGTTATTACTCTAGAATCGAAAATACGTCATGTTTTGATATCAAGTGATCTTGATAAGCCACGAGCAATTGCTGTTCATCCGCATTATGGGTACGTTTTTTGGACAGATTGGGGACCGAATCCTAAAATTGAACGGGCTGATATGGATGGTTCGGGGAGAATTTCCTTAATAACTGATTCAATAACATGGCCAAACGGTTTGACAATTGATTACCcaactgaaaaaatatattggacAGATGCAAAACATCCTGCTATACTGTCTGCTAAACTAGATGGCACGGATAGAAGAAAAATACTTAGCAAAGGACTTCATCATCCTTTTGCAATAACAGTGTTCGaggatttaatttattggacTGACTGGCATTTCAAAAGTATATCATCAGCCAACAAAATCACTGGTCGGACATTCAGAACAATTAGATCTGGACTACACTTTCCCATGGATCTACACAGTTATCATAAACAGCGACAGCCATCGTACAGTAATCATTGTGGAAAAAACAATGGAAAGTGTTCACACATGTGTTTGCCGAATAGTGCTGGCTACAGTTGTGTTTGTCCGGTTGGATTAAAGATCGAACACGACGGTAAAAATTGTGCTGCTACAGTAGATAATCTTTTGATATTTGCTAGAAAGAGAGATCTTCGATTGATACCGATTAATCAGTCAACGAGGGTTTTTGATACCGTTATTCCAGTCGATCATGTGCAAAGTGCTGTTGCTCTAACTTGGGACGCTAACGAAGATATGATTTACTGGACGGATGTTGAATCTGATACCATCAGTCGAGCGCATTTAAACGGAACTAATCAgagcattattattaatcataatcTGGAATCACCAGCAGGGCTTGCTATGGATTGGGTCACGAAAAAACTATACTGGACTGATGCTGGAATGAGTAGAATTGAGTGTTCTAACATCGATGGAAGCATGAGGTCATTGCTGGTTTATGAAGGACTTGATAAGCCACGAGATATTGTTGTCGATCCAActg TTGGCTGGATGTACTTTAGTGATTGGGGAATAAAACCAAAAATTGAAAGAGTAGCTATGGACGGCCATAAAAGATCAGTGTTGATTGGTGAAAATGTAATTTGGCCAAATGGTTTAGCAATTGATTTTGAAACGCGACGACTTTACTGGGCAGACGGTGGCATGAAAAGTATTGAATACATCAATATGGATACAAATACTAAACCTACGCGTGTTCGATTGCAATCAGACCTGCCACATCCATTCGGTTTGGTGATTCATCAAAACAAAGTTTACTGGACGGATTGGGATACTAAAAGTATTCATCGTGCCAACAAGGACAATGGCGAAAATTCAACTGTCGTACGATCAAATATATCCGGGCTTATGGATGTTAGAACATTTCATAGGAATCGACCAGTTGTTACAAATCCTTGTGCTCGTGGAAATGGTGGGTGCTCACATTTGTGTCTTCTTGTACCAGATAAATCAGTGGGAAGCTATTCTTGCGGTTGTCCTACTGGTTTAACATTCAATAAA AATCGGAAACAGTGCCGATCCATGCCAGCTAGTTTTCTTATTTTCGCACATCGAGTGGACATTCGTGTAATATCATTTGATGTTGCCTATAAGGTGGATGTTGTATTGtctattgattttttgaaaaatgcaAGTGGTGTAGACGTCGACTGGAAAAAAGGTGATGTTTATTATACTGATCCGGGATCAGATATTATTGCAAAGACAAGTTTTGATGGAAAGTCAtcgcaaattattattaattcaagtatTGATGCTGTTGACAGTCTTGTGGTAGATGTGATTGGTCGAAAG ctttactGGACTGATGCTGGTTTAAACAGCATCGAAGTATCTGAACTTAATGGAACAAACCGAAAGGTTTTAATTTGGTCTGGTCTTGATAATCCTCGAGCAATTGCTTTGTACTACGCAAAAGGTCTTATGTTCTGGACAGACTGGGGTAATAATGCAAGAATAGAACGAGCCAATATGGATGGTGAAGAAAGATCGACCGTCATTACCGAAAATCTTGTCTGGCCAAATGGTCTGACAATCGATATACAAACAAACAGACTCTACTGGAATGATGCCAAGAAAAAAGTCATTGAAACATCTGATCTTGATGGATCAAACAGGAAAGTGCTGATGAAAGGAGTTCAACATCCATATGGTCTTTCTATAATGGGGGATCTTTTGTACTGGAGTGATTGGCAAACAAAATCAATTCATCAGGTCAATAAATATACCGGAAAAGATGCTAGAGTTATTGTTAACAAACTCGATGGAATAATGGATGTCAGAACAATAAAT ACACAAGATATAAAAGGTCAAGACGAtgtttgcaaaataaaaaatggtcaTTGCTCTCACCTCTGTCTCCGTAATCCACGTAATTATAGTTGTGCCTGCCCAACGGGGATTCTTCTCAAAAGTGACCAAAAAACATGTGAAACAGGTCCACTAAATTACCTTCTTTTTGCTGCTCGTAAAACCCTTGCTCGAATGTCATTTGATACTCTAGAAAAATGGGAAGTCAGTCtaccaattaaaaatattcacaatgtTTATTCAGCTGATtttcattggaaaaaaaatttaattatctacaCGGATATTCATCTTCACGTTATACAAACAGTTAACATGCGTAATTTTTCTGATGTCAGAACAATCATATCAGAGTCTGGTCATGCTGATGCATCACCTTTCAAATTGGCTATTGATTGGCTAGCTGACAATGTTTACTGGacagtgacaaaaaaaaaaattattgaagtcGCAAAATTAGATGGCAGTTGTCGAAAAATACTCTTAACAGATTTGGATGATCCTTGGTCGATTGCTGTTTTTCCCAAACTTGGATACCTCTTTTGGACTGAATGGGGAAATCATCGAAGTATCCTACGATCTTATCTGGAtggaacaaacaaaaaaaccatcaTTTCAACTGATTTGTCTTATCCAAATGGACTTAGTATTGATTTTGATAGTAAAAAGATATATTGGGCTGATACTATGAAGAATAGAATTGAAATGGCAGATTTAAATGGTAACTATCGTGTTCAAATTGTTCCTGTTGCGAACAGACCTTATGGATTGTCacag TAtggagaatatatattttgggcTGGATGGGATCAGGACATTATTCAACGAGCTGATAAAGCAACTGGTAATGGCAGAATAAATATGAGGATTTCGATGAAAGAAGTCACTGGAATAAAAGCAGTATCAAAAGATCGTCAAAAAGGATGGAGTCCATGTGTAGTTGATAATGGTGGATGCAGTCACCTCTGTTTGTTCgctagaaaaaattatacgtGTGCTTGTCCAGATGCTATCGATCAAAGTTGTTCAACAA aatCTAAAATGCTGGTTCCGATTAGAAAGCCGGGAACTGAAAATGATCGTGAATATGATGAACACATTGAGGAAGATAAACAACAAGAAATAAGTAACAAAGTAACCCATCACGAtagtgatgataaatttaaaaaatttaaaacaaataaagagaaaagttacacaacaataacaatatcaattatcattatcgCAATAATTACaatcataatgataattgCCATCGTTTATCTTGTTTGTCAAAGAAAACCAAAACAGGACAAATATATGTATCCTAATCGAAGAAATGTACTGACATTTTCAAATCCTAATTATAGTGCATCAGATCTTGACACTGGAAATAGTAATCCGTTGCCAGAAAAAAAAGCATCAATATGGAAAAgatttaaatatgataattcacag gAAAATGTGTACGAGAATAATGGTCAGACACCAAGTCCAGAAGTCGTCTCATTGATCTTTCCCTCAGCAACAGCGGATATCAACCGTGCATCCTCAATAATACCAAGGGATTTATTTTGA